One Tenebrio molitor chromosome 2, icTenMoli1.1, whole genome shotgun sequence genomic region harbors:
- the LOC138123125 gene encoding uncharacterized protein, with amino-acid sequence MEDTKSLLMMVLHKIFQNQPKTIENTFQLIHSFNNGKIEKRNYEKTLKTICDLMNDQLPSPILVYILTLVDMPQDFDSQSPIIEKMRRTHDYLPEINVRPHLLEYLNNIKPSNNLKSRNNDRVEVSLEKNKNVAESKVAIKVQPNFVKPARVLKRTRKLLPKITETPKRLLDICATYVVRNENALKEMYKRQQMRAWRLINDEALLESELKQCYDVVKDLNKKMKWLREIESENITFQLLMEEYKNSDIFLKENHMFHVLEKDPFELSEECERAIKTLFENE; translated from the exons atGGAAGATACGAAGTCATTGTTGATGATGGTGCTACACAAGATATTTCAGAATCAACCCAAAACTATAGAAAATACTTTTCAATTAATCCACAGTTTCAATAATGGAAAGATAGAGAAGAGAAATTATGAAAAG ACGTTGAAAACAATCTGCGATTTAATGAACGATCAGTTACCGTCACCCATCTTGGTGTATATTTTGACTTTGGTCGACATGCCGCAAGATTTTGACTCTCAGTCTCCAATTATAGAGAAAATGCGAAGGACCCACGATTACCTGCCTGAAATAAA CGTGAGGCCACATCTTTTGgagtatttaaataatataaaaccgTCCAACAATTTGAAAAGTCGCAATAACGACAGAGTCGAGGTATCATtagagaaaaacaaaaatgtcgcTGAAAGTAAAGTCGCCATTAAAGTGCAACCAAATTTCGTGAAACCGGCAAGAGTGTTGAAGAGGACCAGAAAATTGCTTCCGAAAATTACCG AGACTCCGAAACGACTACTGGATATTTGCGCCACCTACGTTGTGCGAAATGAAAATGCTTTGAAAGAAATGTACAAAAGGCAACAAATGCGAGCCTGGCGGTTGATAAACGACGAAGCCTTGCTGGAATCCGAGCTGAAACAGTGTTACGACGTTGTCAAAGATCtcaataagaaaatgaaatggttgCGCGAAATCGAGTCAGAGAATATTACGTTTCAACTGTTGATGGAGGAATACAAAAACAGCGACATTTTCCTGAAAGAAAATCACATGTTTCATGTACTAGAAAAGGATCCGTTCGAACTTTCAGAGGAGTGCGAGAGAGCCATAAAAACCTTGTTCGAAAACgaatag
- the LOC138123116 gene encoding Ig-like V-type domain-containing protein FAM187A isoform X1, translating into MYTKCLITVLVFSQIVPPTHTIFSNALKKLKQKSKEAYKKKFGKDKTWHFLGFDLTEYPGTNEKYRQMNKEKWDDYYGCLEAQNTNLGRDFSVTPEAVQVVESSSIRLECKLCLSPEETMKIDSVEWYWAEIGSSKLVPVESTENILLSPSDRSLQIYNLRKQESGQYVCRIGKTQAPPYFLTVFEGDDEDLTEVHTAEAPTGPYSQKSESISGYNLVVDTEWTPWTSCNKCNQIGRRHRLGYCIVKYEENHARDVNPRNQTEEIETVNIPQQHYELLRIFKFGIPCKSHILPHSLKKLHHVTGRKNEIMSGYCKINCPEDKIFEVRDKNGNVIERANNSAGIYSVLQGIPSIQPSVERSLQYAEKGKKAILTCPGNLNSDVPVQWQIGSKKLVPELLVVESKGRIYISITDKIHIKETKLADTNIYSCWQHQDLAGTVRLVVEKRLSLDFSHHIMLFGAVLIFSIFLYVFVKAFFRRKAARNAT; encoded by the exons ATGTACACGAAATGTCTGATAACAGTTTTGGTGTTTTCTCAAATCGTACCTCCAACACACACGATCTTCAGCAACGCCCTCAAGAAACTCAAACAGAAATCTAAAGAGGCTTACAAGAAGAAATTTGGAAAGGACAAGACGTGGCACTTTTTGGGATTCGACTTGACAGAATACCCCGGTACGAATGAAAAATACCGTCAAATGAACAAAGAGAAATGGGACGATTATTATGGGTGTTTGGAGGCGCAAAATACGAATCTTGGTCGTGACTTCTCTGTGACTCCAGAAGCCGTACAGGTCGTGGAATCTAGCTCGATAAG ACTCGAATGTAAACTGTGCTTGAGCCCCGAagaaacgatgaaaattgACTCGGTAGAATGGTACTGGGCAGAAATTGGAAGCTCAAAGCTCGTGCCAGTGGAATCCACTGAAAACATTCTTTTGTCGCCTTCTGATAGATCACTGCAAATTTACAACTTGAGAAAACAAGAATCTGGACAGTACGTGTGCAGAATTGGTAAAACCCAGGCGCCaccttattttttgacagtgttCGAGGGTGATGACGAAGATCTGACAGAA GTGCACACTGCCGAAGCACCTACAGGACCGTACTCACAAAAATCCGAGTCGATTAGCGGTTACAATTTGGTGGTGGACACGGAGTGGACACCTTGGACATCTTGCAATAAATGCAACCAGATAGGACGAAGACACCGTTTGGGGTACTGCATCGTAAAATACGAAGAAAATCACGCTCGCGACGTCAACCCCAGAAATCAAACTGAAGAAATAGAAACAGTCAATATACCACAACAGCACTACGAACTGTTacgaattttcaaatttggcatACCTTGTAAATCGCACATTTTACCGCACTCGttgaaaaaattgcaccaCGTAACCGGCCGTAAAAATGAGATCATGTCGGGGTACTGCAAG atTAACTGTCCAGAAGACAAAATATTTGAGGTCCGAGATAAAAACGGTAACGTTATTGAACGAGCAAACAATTCTGCAGGAATTTATTCGGTACTGCAAGGAATACCTTCGATACAACCGTCTGTCGAGAGGTCACTGCAGTATGCCGAAAAGGGCAAAAAGGCTATTTTGACGTGCCCAGG AAATTTAAACTCCGACGTTCCGGTACAATGGCAAATAGGATCGAAAAAACTCGTTCCAGAACTTTTAGTGGTCGAATCGAAAGGTCGAATCTACATTAGCATCACCGACAAAATACACATCAAAGAGACTAAACTTGCGGATACAAATATTTACAG CTGTTGGCAACACCAAGACTTGGCAGGGACGGTGCGACTGGTCGTTGAAAAAAGACTGTCTTTGGATTTCAGTCATCACATCATGCTATTCGGTGccgttttaatattttcaatatttctgtATGTTTTTGTGAAAGCCTTTTTCCGGCGGAAAGCCGCGCGCAATgcgacataa
- the PIG-O gene encoding GPI ethanolamine phosphate transferase 3 has protein sequence MGKHWCYFLFMLWFTYLIVSSILLFAKGFLLSKNAQKSNSTCIPMPEIPCVLKESSILNDTQELCRDTVKSSYLLENVHNASNICIPQKTRIIMVVIDALRYDFAVFDNSLKNPRPFQNKLPIINKLMMEHPEFSRLYRFVADPPTTTMQRLKALTTGSLPTFVDAGSNFATNEINEDNIIDQLLRHNLSTVLIGDDTWDGLYPNRFLRKYPYPSFDVWDLDTVDAGVNTHLYPELGKTDWTFLIAHYLGVDHCGHRYGPDHPEMDRKLTEMNTVIENIARQLDSDTMLFVIGDHGMTETGNHGGDADDEVTSAMFVYSKKTLSVFGNQSDTVRQVNLVPTMAAIFGVAIPFSNLGTIILDALPILNNSYVQEWQLSLFYLWGNVQQMLTYIEDYSRTSSDTFSETTLRELRQKFAALSGRLDGVTSEAVFADFAEECVSFLTKLRQTCEHVWVQFDAFSMTRGLLFLFLSMFFVYMITDGIPSNRLPEIFMSSFLTCSYSVLFLAVCLSTILYYFNVVNNLTSTIFFSTGVASQFMLVMLVIQNWELISLNWYDRSKKERISNLICRLVLVFHLCGLFSNSFVVEESSVLLFLLATIILIGTLSVSQGELRKKNTKSKLKLLSIALAMLILVRISMYFWRCRDRLEQPWCYETYNAFTSKTETTKLQWMITVVTLALFVTITKVWLRNCGNLNGYTFTVIMLKYAPTVLVVCTSGFWVLNRLPGESKNKSVRFWQANVLAWVVYGLSTLGVVTMIVKPLCVYILPNSDEHPVDVQQNAIPNLFQKVKKLFNEPNREEIPVLCGLGTAYSAVFVAIGVYLTHLFALLHGDAVAPATVIMFLASAFVLIITSIIRLEKATTIEQLFEIPNMSLLVWVILSQYFFYGTGHQPSFPNIIWEAAFVGTSGIFKNNFVPGTLIIINTFCSQILMGFLVPLLIVMPFTVSVMLPSAINKNIMEKENLRGEVLLYERDNLMITVAFTTICKYMICHGIRVFATMLAATIHCRHMMIWKIFAPKLIFESVGMFVTLAVVNLSYLVLVRVNFKIDRLIVSLNKRCR, from the exons ATGGGTAAACATTGGTGTTACTTCTTGTTTATGCTCTGGTTCACTTACTTAATAGTCTCATCTATTTTACTTTTTGCAAAAGGATTTTTGTTATCAAAAAATGCCCAAAAGAGCAACTCTACGTGTATACccatgcccgaaattccgtgtgtACTGAAAGAATCAAGTATTTTAAACGATACGCAAGAGCTATGTCGTGATACAGTCAAATCATCatatttattagaaaatgttCACAATGCCTCTAATATTTGTATACCGCAAAAAACTCGAATTATTATGGTCGTTATTGACGCGTTGCGTTACGATTTTGCCGTTTTTGATAATTCGTTAAAGAATCCACGGCCATTCCAAAACAAATTACCGATTATTAACAAGCTGATGATGGAGCACCCAGAGTTTTCTCGATTGTATAGATTCGTCGCGGACCCACCCACTACAACAATGCAAAGACTGAAAGCTTTAACGACTGGCAGCCTCCCGACGTTCGTTGATGCGGGATCAAACTTTGccaccaatgaaatcaacgaggACAATATCATCGATCAA CTGTTGAGACACAACCTCAGTACTGTACTGATAGGTGATGATACTTGGGATGGACTGTACCCTAATAGATTTCTCCGAAAATATCCCTATCCATCGTTTGACGTGTGGGATTTAGATACTGTTGATGCTGGCGTTAACACACATTTGTATCCAGAATTAGGTAAGACTGACTGGACTTTTCTAATCGCGCATTATTTGGGAGTGGACCATTGTGGACATCGCTACGGACCAGATCATCCAGAAATGGACCGCAAATTAACTGAAATGAATACAGTAATCGA GAATATTGCCAGGCAGCTTGATTCAGACACAATGTTGTTTGTGATTGGTGACCATGGGATGACCGAAACTGGCAACCACGGAGGTGATGCTGACGACGAGGTCACCTCAGCGATGTTcgtttattcaaaaaaaacactctcaGTATTTGGGAATCAGTCTGACACAGTGAGACAAGTCAATCTTGTTCCGACAATGGCCGCAATTTTTGGAGTCGCAATTCCATTCTCAAATCTGGGGACAATAATTTTAGACGCGTTGCCAATCTTGAACAACTCTTACGTGCAGGAGTGGCAACTGTCTTTGTTTTATCTGTGGGGGAACGTCCAGCAAATGTTGACATACATCGAGGACTACTCGAGAACGTCATCAGACACCTTCAGCGAGACCACTTTGAGAGAACTGCGCCAGAAATTTGCAGCGCTGAGTGGCAGACTTGACGGCGTCACGAGTGAAGCTGTCTTTGCAGATTTCGCCGAAGAGTGTGTCAGCTTCTTGACAAAGTTGCGTCAAACTTGCGAACATGTGTGGGTTCAATTCGACGCATTTTCCATGACTCGTGGTCTTTTGTTCCTATTTTTGTCGATGTTTTTCGTGTACATGATAACCGACGGCATTCCGAGCAACCGCCTTCCAGAAATCTTCATGAGTTCATTTCTGACTTGTTCCTACTCCGTTCTATTCCTTGCCGTTTGTTTGTCAacaattttgtattatttcaACGTCGTGAACAATCTAACCTCGACAATTTTCTTCTCCACGGGAGTGGCGTCGCAATTCATGTTGGTCATGCTGGTCATCCAGAATTGGGAGTTGATCAGTCTCAACTGGTACGACCGCAGCAAGAAAGAGCGAATATCAAACCTGATCTGTCGACTGGTGTTGGTATTTCACCTGTGCGGTTTATTTTCCAACAGTTTCGTCGTCGAAGAATCTTCCGTGTTACTGTTTTTATTGGCGACTATTATCCTGATAGGCACTTTGAGCGTGTCCCAGGGAGAACTCCGAAAAAAGAACACCAAGTCAAAGCTGAAGTTGCTCTCTATAGCGTTGGCCATGCTGATTCTGGTGCGCATTTCGATGTACTTTTGGCGTTGTCGCGACCGTTTGGAACAACCCTGGTGCTACGAGACCTACAACGCTTTCACGTCAAAAACAGAAACTACAAAACTCCAATGGATGATCACGGTGGTCACTCTGGCCCTCTTTGTCACCATAACGAAAGTGTGGTTGCGAAACTGTGGCAACCTCAACGGTTACACCTTCACCGTGATCATGCTGAAGTACGCTCCGACTGTCCTGGTCGTGTGCACGAGTGGATTTTGGGTTTTGAATCGTTTGCCTGGAGAGTCAAAAAATAAGTCTGTGCGGTTCTGGCAAGCCAATGTCTTAGCGTGGGTCGTGTATGGTTTGTCCACTCTTGGTGTGGTCACGATGATCGTGAAACCTCTTTGCGTGTACATTTTGCCAAACAGTGACGAGCACCCCGTCGATGTTCAACAGAATGCGATTCCTAACTTGTTCCAAAAAGTCAAGAAGCTGTTCAACGAACCGAATAGAGAAGAAATTCCGGTGCTCTGCGGTTTGGGTACTGCATACAGCGCGGTTTTTGTGGCAATTGGAGTTTACTTAACGCATCTGTTCGCTCTGCTCCATGGTGATGCAGTTGCACCTGCAACTGTCATAATGTTTCTGGCGTCGGCGTTCGTGCTGATAATAACGTCGATCATAAGACTGGAAAAAGCTACCACCATAG AACAACTGTTTGAGATACCCAACATGTCTCTCTTGGTGTGGGTGATTCTGTCTCAGTACTTTTTCTATGGTACGGGACACCAACCATCCTTCCCCAACATAATATGGGAAGCAGCCTTTGTGGGGACTTCTGggattttcaaaaacaatttcgTACCAGGAACGCTGATAATAATCAACACGTTTTGCTCCCAAATACTGATGGGATTTTTAGTACCGCTTCTCATCGTCATGCCCTTCACCGTATCTGTCATGTTGCCCTCCgccattaataaaaatatcatgGAGAAAGAAAATTTGAGAGGCGAAGTCTTGCTCTACGAACGCGACAATTTGATGATCACGGTGGCGTTCACAACGATATGTAAATACATGATTTGTCACGGAATTAGG GTGTTTGCAACAATGTTGGCCGCCACAATACATTGTCGGCACATGAtgatttggaaaatttttgcCCCCAAATTGATTTTTGAGTCAGTAGGCATGTTCGTCACGTTAGCTGTGGTCAATTTAAGTTATCTGGTGCTCGTTAGGGTAAACTTTAAAATTGATCGGCTTATAGTGTCCCTGAACAAGAGATGTAGATAA
- the LOC138123116 gene encoding Ig-like V-type domain-containing protein FAM187A isoform X2 → MYTKCLITVLVFSQIVPPTHTIFSNALKKLKQKSKEAYKKKFGKDKTWHFLGFDLTEYPGTNEKYRQMNKEKWDDYYGCLEAQNTNLGRDFSVTPEAVQVVESSSIRSLQIYNLRKQESGQYVCRIGKTQAPPYFLTVFEGDDEDLTEVHTAEAPTGPYSQKSESISGYNLVVDTEWTPWTSCNKCNQIGRRHRLGYCIVKYEENHARDVNPRNQTEEIETVNIPQQHYELLRIFKFGIPCKSHILPHSLKKLHHVTGRKNEIMSGYCKINCPEDKIFEVRDKNGNVIERANNSAGIYSVLQGIPSIQPSVERSLQYAEKGKKAILTCPGNLNSDVPVQWQIGSKKLVPELLVVESKGRIYISITDKIHIKETKLADTNIYSCWQHQDLAGTVRLVVEKRLSLDFSHHIMLFGAVLIFSIFLYVFVKAFFRRKAARNAT, encoded by the exons ATGTACACGAAATGTCTGATAACAGTTTTGGTGTTTTCTCAAATCGTACCTCCAACACACACGATCTTCAGCAACGCCCTCAAGAAACTCAAACAGAAATCTAAAGAGGCTTACAAGAAGAAATTTGGAAAGGACAAGACGTGGCACTTTTTGGGATTCGACTTGACAGAATACCCCGGTACGAATGAAAAATACCGTCAAATGAACAAAGAGAAATGGGACGATTATTATGGGTGTTTGGAGGCGCAAAATACGAATCTTGGTCGTGACTTCTCTGTGACTCCAGAAGCCGTACAGGTCGTGGAATCTAGCTCGATAAG ATCACTGCAAATTTACAACTTGAGAAAACAAGAATCTGGACAGTACGTGTGCAGAATTGGTAAAACCCAGGCGCCaccttattttttgacagtgttCGAGGGTGATGACGAAGATCTGACAGAA GTGCACACTGCCGAAGCACCTACAGGACCGTACTCACAAAAATCCGAGTCGATTAGCGGTTACAATTTGGTGGTGGACACGGAGTGGACACCTTGGACATCTTGCAATAAATGCAACCAGATAGGACGAAGACACCGTTTGGGGTACTGCATCGTAAAATACGAAGAAAATCACGCTCGCGACGTCAACCCCAGAAATCAAACTGAAGAAATAGAAACAGTCAATATACCACAACAGCACTACGAACTGTTacgaattttcaaatttggcatACCTTGTAAATCGCACATTTTACCGCACTCGttgaaaaaattgcaccaCGTAACCGGCCGTAAAAATGAGATCATGTCGGGGTACTGCAAG atTAACTGTCCAGAAGACAAAATATTTGAGGTCCGAGATAAAAACGGTAACGTTATTGAACGAGCAAACAATTCTGCAGGAATTTATTCGGTACTGCAAGGAATACCTTCGATACAACCGTCTGTCGAGAGGTCACTGCAGTATGCCGAAAAGGGCAAAAAGGCTATTTTGACGTGCCCAGG AAATTTAAACTCCGACGTTCCGGTACAATGGCAAATAGGATCGAAAAAACTCGTTCCAGAACTTTTAGTGGTCGAATCGAAAGGTCGAATCTACATTAGCATCACCGACAAAATACACATCAAAGAGACTAAACTTGCGGATACAAATATTTACAG CTGTTGGCAACACCAAGACTTGGCAGGGACGGTGCGACTGGTCGTTGAAAAAAGACTGTCTTTGGATTTCAGTCATCACATCATGCTATTCGGTGccgttttaatattttcaatatttctgtATGTTTTTGTGAAAGCCTTTTTCCGGCGGAAAGCCGCGCGCAATgcgacataa